From Psychroflexus torquis ATCC 700755, the proteins below share one genomic window:
- the thiE gene encoding thiamine phosphate synthase, whose amino-acid sequence MKSLQGIYAVTDEVLTPKSTIVKQVEEALEAGAKVIQLRDKSSTDDELEPIAKSLQDLCDQKKATFFINDRVQLAKKIGADGVHVGFRDQTVKETREEVGEKMLIGVSCYGDIERAKQAVNDGADYVAFGAIYPSKTKPKADVVSKEIISKAKAELDVPICVIGGINRKNINEIVDFQPDLYALVSDIFESESIKKTVTELNKLISKSE is encoded by the coding sequence ATGAAATCATTACAAGGCATTTATGCCGTTACAGACGAAGTATTAACTCCAAAATCTACCATTGTAAAACAGGTAGAAGAAGCCTTGGAGGCAGGAGCCAAAGTCATACAACTTAGAGATAAGTCATCTACAGATGACGAGCTAGAGCCTATTGCTAAATCTCTACAAGATTTGTGTGATCAAAAAAAAGCGACTTTTTTTATAAATGACAGAGTGCAATTAGCCAAAAAAATAGGTGCTGATGGCGTTCATGTCGGTTTTAGAGACCAAACCGTAAAAGAAACTCGAGAAGAAGTTGGAGAAAAAATGCTTATTGGAGTGTCCTGCTATGGAGATATTGAACGCGCAAAGCAAGCGGTAAATGATGGAGCCGATTATGTGGCATTTGGGGCTATTTATCCTTCCAAAACGAAGCCTAAAGCCGATGTGGTGAGCAAAGAAATTATTTCCAAAGCTAAAGCAGAACTAGATGTCCCAATTTGTGTCATAGGGGGGATCAATCGTAAAAACATCAATGAAATTGTTGATTTTCAACCGGATTTATATGCTTTGGTAAGTGATATTTTTGAATCTGAAAGTATAAAAAAGACGGTTACAGAATTAAACAAACTCATTTCAAAATCAGAATAA
- a CDS encoding ABC transporter substrate-binding protein, which produces MKLAIEWFLNPDHLPIIVAEAKGFLKKNGISDFELIVPTDHYDGLQDLIEGNIEFATNEPLHLIEQYHTEFLSLGTYFETKGGVIMKTTSFEALKKGEKIQVATPVSNEKTNGIGLEIIKRYGAKQGVNIKPSQIEFIAKDFYLIKHMKEGADAGWLYFYNFEGIEAKHENMDVIHMDSDSAGFANFCALDLFTSKSYYQKNKEKVNAFVEAIQEAIEFIETNPEEAYTIYYAYTKEESTPLMDDILKATTKCFSKDFESLSEKELPILKFFNEIGITDLSEDKFKKAFLN; this is translated from the coding sequence ATGAAACTAGCTATCGAATGGTTTTTAAACCCAGACCACCTGCCAATAATCGTTGCCGAAGCAAAGGGTTTTTTGAAAAAAAATGGAATCAGCGATTTTGAATTGATAGTACCAACAGACCACTATGACGGTCTTCAAGATCTCATTGAAGGAAACATAGAATTTGCGACCAACGAACCTTTGCACCTCATTGAGCAGTACCATACAGAATTCCTTTCTCTTGGAACTTATTTTGAAACTAAAGGTGGCGTTATTATGAAAACAACTTCTTTTGAGGCCCTAAAGAAAGGTGAGAAAATCCAAGTTGCCACTCCAGTTTCAAATGAGAAAACCAATGGCATTGGCCTTGAAATTATAAAGCGTTATGGGGCTAAACAAGGCGTAAACATCAAGCCTTCACAGATTGAATTTATTGCTAAGGATTTTTACCTTATCAAACACATGAAAGAAGGAGCAGATGCAGGATGGCTGTATTTTTATAATTTTGAAGGTATTGAAGCTAAACATGAAAATATGGATGTGATCCATATGGACTCAGATTCGGCTGGGTTTGCAAACTTTTGTGCTTTAGACCTTTTTACCTCAAAATCATATTATCAAAAAAATAAAGAAAAAGTAAATGCATTCGTAGAAGCTATCCAAGAGGCTATTGAATTTATTGAGACAAACCCAGAGGAAGCTTATACTATTTACTATGCGTATACAAAAGAAGAATCAACTCCACTGATGGACGATATTTTGAAAGCGACAACCAAATGTTTTAGTAAAGACTTTGAATCTTTATCGGAAAAAGAGCTACCTATTTTAAAGTTCTTTAATGAGATCGGCATCACAGATCTAAGTGAAGATAAATTCAAAAAAGCATTTTTAAATTAA
- the ftsA gene encoding cell division protein FtsA, which yields MEEDNIAVGLDIGTTKIVAMIGRKNEYGKVEILGIGRTKSLGVHRGVVNNITQTIQSVQQAIQQAEANSGIEVQGVTVGIAGQHIRSLQHSDYITRNDVEEVIEDEDIDNLCSQVHKLVMLPGEEIIHVLPQEYKVDGQSEIMEPRGMSGGRLEANFHVVVGQISSIRNIGRCVKNSGLELNGMTLEPLASANSVLSQEEKEAGVALIDIGGGTTDLAIFKDGIIRHTAVIPLGGNAITEDIKEGCSIIEKQAELLKVKFGSAWPGENKENEIVSIPGLRGRDPKEISLKNLSKVIHYRAVEIIDQVYLEIKNYGHEEQKKKLIAGIVITGGGAQLKHLKQLVEYVTGMDTRVGFPNEYLAGETDKEIASPLYATAVGLVMDGLERKVFEKEERELAEEEHLGVNAEQPEETAADHNSEGKENSHEEPSIPEQPKQPARPSRNVVEKWFDKLKEFLDNAE from the coding sequence ATGGAAGAAGATAACATTGCAGTAGGCTTAGACATTGGAACTACAAAGATTGTAGCAATGATTGGTCGCAAAAACGAATATGGTAAAGTAGAGATTCTAGGCATTGGGAGAACTAAAAGTTTGGGGGTGCATCGCGGAGTTGTCAATAATATTACTCAAACTATACAGTCCGTCCAGCAGGCGATTCAACAAGCTGAAGCCAATTCTGGAATTGAAGTCCAAGGGGTCACTGTGGGTATTGCCGGGCAGCATATTAGAAGTTTACAGCATAGCGATTACATCACTAGAAATGATGTAGAAGAAGTGATAGAAGATGAAGATATCGACAATTTGTGTAGTCAAGTCCACAAACTTGTGATGCTTCCTGGAGAAGAGATTATTCATGTGCTACCCCAAGAATATAAAGTTGATGGGCAGTCTGAAATTATGGAGCCCCGCGGAATGTCCGGAGGTCGTCTAGAAGCGAACTTTCACGTGGTAGTTGGTCAAATTTCATCAATAAGGAATATTGGTCGTTGTGTAAAAAATTCAGGTTTGGAGCTCAACGGTATGACTTTGGAGCCTTTGGCATCAGCCAATTCAGTCTTAAGTCAAGAAGAAAAAGAAGCTGGAGTAGCTCTTATAGATATAGGTGGTGGAACAACAGATCTGGCCATTTTTAAAGATGGGATCATAAGGCATACTGCTGTTATTCCTCTTGGAGGTAATGCCATTACAGAAGATATAAAAGAAGGCTGTTCTATTATTGAAAAACAAGCTGAACTGCTAAAAGTGAAATTTGGATCTGCTTGGCCTGGAGAAAATAAAGAAAATGAAATTGTTTCGATTCCTGGCTTGAGAGGAAGAGATCCTAAAGAAATTTCGTTGAAGAATTTGTCTAAAGTAATTCACTACAGAGCTGTAGAAATTATCGACCAAGTTTATCTTGAAATAAAGAATTACGGTCACGAGGAACAAAAGAAAAAGTTAATCGCAGGTATAGTAATCACAGGTGGAGGCGCTCAATTGAAACACCTAAAGCAGTTAGTAGAATATGTTACAGGGATGGATACCAGGGTAGGTTTTCCTAATGAATACCTGGCTGGTGAAACGGATAAAGAAATTGCGAGTCCACTTTATGCTACAGCAGTAGGTCTAGTCATGGATGGGCTAGAACGTAAGGTGTTTGAAAAAGAAGAGCGAGAATTAGCGGAAGAAGAACACCTAGGAGTCAATGCAGAACAACCTGAAGAGACTGCTGCGGACCATAACTCAGAGGGTAAAGAGAATTCTCATGAAGAGCCATCCATTCCAGAACAACCTAAACAACCAGCACGACCAAGTAGAAATGTAGTTGAGAAATGGTTTGATAAATTAAAAGAATTTTTAGACAACGCAGAGTAG
- a CDS encoding acyl-CoA thioesterase yields MTIQERIENSKTVIFKAVFPNTTNHYDTLFGGTAMQSMDETAFITATRFSRQRMVTVSSDKIDFKKPIPAGTIIELVGLVTYVGNTSLKVRVDIFVEEMYTEFREKAVTGEFTFVAIDEDKNPVKVI; encoded by the coding sequence ATGACCATTCAAGAGCGAATTGAAAATTCAAAGACTGTCATTTTTAAAGCTGTTTTTCCAAACACTACAAATCATTACGATACACTATTTGGAGGAACTGCCATGCAATCCATGGACGAGACCGCTTTTATAACAGCAACTAGGTTTAGTAGACAACGTATGGTGACTGTAAGTAGCGATAAAATTGATTTTAAAAAACCAATACCAGCTGGAACAATAATAGAATTAGTTGGACTTGTAACTTATGTTGGCAATACAAGCCTGAAAGTTAGGGTAGATATTTTTGTAGAAGAGATGTATACAGAATTTAGAGAAAAAGCTGTGACTGGAGAATTCACCTTCGTGGCTATAGATGAAGACAAAAATCCTGTCAAAGTCATTTAG
- a CDS encoding cell division protein FtsQ/DivIB: MKIVNLHTMRLILIVGVLFFLVGFANHRQKSKPVKSLQVEFMDASKLFITEVEIEQILKDMITANGDSLMDEKRLAIFESALDANEMIKSSEAYYSLDGKLCAKIFQREPIARIKDKDFYYLDSEGHAMPLSKNYSSRVPMVYGIQPKDLKEVYPLLMKIQGDDFFKKHIIAIQKKSKNHYVLNVRDREFLVNFGQISYLDKKLTNYKVFYLKALEYNKLDDYKRIDLQFGNQVVCTIK; the protein is encoded by the coding sequence ATGAAAATAGTCAACTTACATACTATGAGATTGATTTTGATAGTAGGGGTCCTCTTCTTTTTGGTTGGTTTTGCCAATCATCGTCAAAAATCAAAACCGGTAAAATCACTACAGGTAGAATTTATGGATGCCTCCAAACTGTTTATTACTGAAGTAGAAATAGAGCAGATCTTAAAGGATATGATAACTGCCAATGGAGATTCGTTGATGGATGAAAAAAGGCTTGCGATTTTTGAAAGCGCCTTGGATGCTAATGAAATGATTAAATCATCTGAAGCTTACTACAGTTTGGATGGAAAACTTTGTGCGAAGATCTTTCAGAGAGAACCTATTGCGAGGATTAAAGACAAAGATTTTTATTATTTGGACTCAGAAGGACACGCTATGCCTTTGTCTAAAAACTATTCCTCTAGAGTCCCTATGGTCTATGGTATTCAGCCAAAAGATTTAAAAGAAGTTTATCCACTTTTAATGAAAATTCAGGGTGATGATTTTTTTAAAAAACATATTATTGCAATCCAAAAAAAATCTAAAAATCACTACGTATTAAACGTTAGAGATAGAGAATTTCTTGTCAATTTTGGTCAGATTTCTTACCTTGATAAAAAGTTGACAAACTATAAAGTTTTTTATTTAAAAGCTTTGGAGTACAATAAATTAGACGACTATAAACGCATAGATTTGCAATTTGGTAACCAAGTGGTATGTACAATAAAGTAA
- a CDS encoding S8 family serine peptidase, protein MKSNYFKLLMFSLTISISLTSFSQTEDQKQRITSKYNTSLLNQLSSDFGDVFTSQKQSVLDQAKRRNLETSLTLKDGSYAELQRFDEKGTPIYYQTYNVDASRSTRTDHLNIGGSTGFNLDGQDMTAHVWDGGHARVTHQEYQTSGNTRVTIMDVASEGLDLNFHAAHVTGTIMASGVVPNAKGMAPKGNVEGYKWNNDLAEATAAAAQGMLVSNHSYGFRPNTLPDYYFGGYIGESRNWDVIHYNAPFYLMVVAAGNDGTNSWNGSPLDPSNPSYDKLTGHSTAKNNLVVASARDANVTNDGELISVFISSFSSQGPTDDLRIKPDITGNGQGVFSTYETGDTAYGEISGTSMASPNVTGSALLLQQHSNNLYGNYLRSASLKGLILHTADDAGLDGPDAVFGWGLMNSKRAAESLSQKDNGVIINDLSLLPGQTYTLEVESNDVDALLASISWTDPAGAATTQVNSDEARLVNDLDISLEQTGTDYLPWRLTGVNTNEKGNNSRDPFERVDIENASGTYTISVTHKGSLTNGQQNFTLIVTGLYAEPVVCEAVPPSGITVVGIDSESASLLWDNAPGGEFDFRYREEGTTDWIESSLQTNAINLEGLAELTTYEVQIRTQCLTENTTSDYSEPITFTTEEFVLEYCNSAGERTTDEHIARVRLHTLDNESGAGLGYTDFTNLSTELIVAESYTITVNPNWSGIIYDEGINVWIDFNLNGDFTDDGELVLSSAPSKSPEVSSTFTVPEGSVEGENLRMRVSMKYDGLPSPCESFEWGEVEDYSVILLSDETCNLLAPEGEAEQDFCSVPLLDGLEVDAVTVVWYTQESNGTALAADYIISNGETLYAASLEGECESQDRLSVTVTFSDEAPVPTQAVLEDVVAQCEVVELFAPTSQDNCDAVEIEGTTTVEFPILESTTVTWEFEDSSGNISNQTQDIIIDDNKNPEILLNENIVLELDEDGNATLSLDDVDGGSIDNCGIATQELSQVDFNCDDYDPENEVVEVIYTLIDTSGNEVQETVSITLLDPTSACTLSSNVFETLKVALYPNPAQQTLFLELGNTPLTIDKVTVFDIQGKLLISLIPNGLNTAIDVSSLSSGNYFLRMSSGKDTMTKRFIKE, encoded by the coding sequence ATGAAATCAAATTACTTCAAGCTTTTGATGTTTAGTCTTACTATCTCTATAAGCTTAACGTCTTTTTCTCAAACGGAAGATCAGAAACAAAGAATTACTTCCAAATACAATACCTCTTTGCTCAATCAACTTTCAAGCGATTTTGGTGATGTGTTTACGTCTCAAAAACAATCGGTTTTAGACCAAGCTAAACGAAGAAATTTAGAGACTTCTCTTACGCTAAAAGATGGAAGCTATGCAGAACTCCAAAGATTTGATGAAAAAGGAACTCCTATTTATTATCAGACTTATAATGTAGATGCTTCTCGTTCAACGAGAACAGATCATCTAAATATTGGCGGCTCAACTGGCTTTAACTTAGATGGTCAAGATATGACGGCTCATGTTTGGGACGGTGGTCATGCTAGAGTCACTCACCAAGAATACCAAACCTCTGGGAACACTAGAGTTACGATAATGGATGTAGCTTCGGAAGGTTTAGATTTAAATTTTCATGCGGCCCATGTCACTGGGACTATCATGGCTTCTGGCGTGGTTCCAAATGCAAAAGGAATGGCTCCAAAGGGCAATGTTGAAGGGTATAAATGGAATAATGACCTAGCTGAAGCTACAGCCGCTGCTGCTCAGGGCATGTTGGTTTCAAACCATTCCTATGGATTTAGACCAAATACATTGCCAGACTATTATTTTGGGGGGTACATTGGGGAATCTAGAAATTGGGATGTAATTCATTATAATGCACCTTTTTATTTGATGGTTGTTGCTGCTGGAAACGATGGTACTAACTCATGGAATGGATCTCCATTGGATCCCAGTAATCCTAGCTACGATAAATTAACTGGACATTCTACAGCGAAAAACAATTTGGTTGTTGCAAGTGCAAGAGACGCTAATGTCACTAATGATGGAGAATTGATTTCAGTATTTATAAGTTCTTTTAGTAGTCAAGGTCCTACAGATGACCTTAGAATAAAACCAGATATCACTGGTAATGGTCAAGGTGTTTTTTCGACTTATGAAACTGGAGATACAGCTTACGGTGAAATTTCAGGGACTTCTATGGCTTCTCCAAATGTTACGGGGAGTGCATTATTGCTTCAGCAACACTCAAATAATTTATATGGAAATTATTTGAGATCAGCTTCGCTTAAAGGACTTATACTTCACACAGCAGATGATGCTGGTTTGGATGGCCCTGATGCGGTATTTGGCTGGGGGCTAATGAATTCTAAAAGAGCTGCTGAAAGTTTGAGTCAAAAAGATAACGGTGTTATCATTAATGACTTGTCTTTATTACCTGGTCAAACGTATACCTTAGAAGTGGAAAGTAATGATGTTGATGCACTTTTGGCTTCCATATCATGGACAGATCCTGCTGGGGCAGCAACAACACAAGTTAATTCTGATGAAGCACGATTGGTGAATGATCTTGATATATCCTTAGAACAAACAGGAACCGATTATCTTCCTTGGAGATTAACTGGTGTTAATACTAATGAAAAGGGGAATAATTCCAGAGATCCATTTGAAAGAGTAGACATCGAAAATGCCTCAGGTACTTATACGATTTCCGTAACTCATAAGGGGAGTCTTACCAATGGACAGCAGAATTTTACTTTAATTGTAACGGGTCTTTATGCAGAGCCAGTTGTTTGTGAAGCTGTTCCTCCATCTGGAATTACCGTAGTTGGAATAGATTCAGAATCTGCCTCTTTATTATGGGATAATGCTCCAGGCGGCGAGTTTGATTTCAGATATAGAGAAGAAGGAACCACAGATTGGATCGAAAGTAGTTTACAAACCAATGCCATTAATTTGGAGGGTCTTGCAGAATTAACTACGTATGAAGTTCAAATCCGTACTCAATGTTTAACTGAAAATACCACATCGGACTATTCCGAACCCATAACATTCACAACTGAAGAATTTGTTTTAGAGTATTGTAATTCTGCCGGCGAGAGAACGACCGACGAGCACATCGCCAGAGTAAGATTACATACTTTAGATAACGAATCTGGTGCTGGATTAGGGTATACAGATTTTACAAATCTTTCCACAGAACTAATTGTAGCAGAATCGTATACAATTACAGTTAATCCCAATTGGTCGGGAATAATCTATGACGAAGGAATTAATGTTTGGATAGATTTTAATCTGAATGGAGATTTTACTGATGATGGAGAATTAGTTTTATCAAGTGCGCCTTCAAAAAGTCCAGAGGTGAGTTCAACGTTCACAGTTCCTGAAGGTTCTGTAGAAGGAGAAAACTTAAGAATGCGAGTTTCTATGAAATATGATGGTTTACCATCACCTTGTGAATCTTTTGAATGGGGAGAGGTTGAAGATTACTCAGTAATTCTGTTATCTGATGAAACGTGTAATTTACTTGCACCTGAGGGTGAAGCAGAGCAAGATTTCTGCTCTGTTCCGTTATTAGACGGCTTAGAAGTGGATGCAGTAACTGTTGTCTGGTATACACAAGAAAGTAATGGAACTGCTCTAGCAGCAGACTACATAATTTCTAATGGAGAAACACTTTATGCTGCTAGCTTAGAAGGTGAATGTGAAAGCCAAGACCGTCTTTCCGTGACCGTTACCTTTAGTGATGAAGCGCCCGTTCCAACTCAAGCAGTTTTAGAAGATGTTGTTGCTCAATGTGAAGTAGTGGAGCTTTTCGCGCCAACTTCACAAGACAATTGCGATGCAGTTGAAATTGAAGGGACAACGACTGTAGAATTTCCTATTTTAGAAAGCACAACGGTGACATGGGAATTTGAAGATAGTTCTGGAAACATAAGTAATCAAACTCAAGATATCATTATTGATGATAATAAAAATCCAGAAATATTGTTGAATGAGAATATTGTTTTAGAATTGGATGAGGATGGTAATGCAACACTTAGCCTAGACGATGTAGATGGAGGTTCAATAGATAATTGTGGTATTGCAACTCAGGAGTTAAGTCAAGTTGATTTCAACTGTGATGATTATGATCCTGAAAATGAAGTGGTAGAGGTTATATATACACTGATTGACACTAGTGGCAACGAAGTACAAGAAACGGTAAGTATTACATTGTTAGATCCTACCTCAGCTTGTACATTAAGTTCAAATGTATTTGAGACTCTTAAAGTAGCACTATACCCAAATCCTGCTCAACAGACATTGTTTCTTGAGCTTGGAAATACGCCATTAACCATTGATAAAGTGACTGTTTTTGATATTCAAGGAAAACTTCTTATATCTTTAATACCTAATGGTTTAAATACGGCGATAGATGTATCGTCCTTATCCTCAGGAAATTATTTCCTAAGGATGTCTTCAGGAAAAGACACGATGACCAAAAGATTTATTAAGGAATAA
- the ftsZ gene encoding cell division protein FtsZ translates to MSKPEFENISFDLPKNQSNVIKVIGVGGGGSNAINHMFSQGIKGVDFVVCNTDSQALDNSPVPTKIQLGVNLTEGLGAGANPDIGKQAAEESREDLKGLLSSNTKMVFITAGMGGGTGTGAAPVIARLAKEMDILTVGIVTIPFQFEGRTRNEQAQLGVEELRSNVDSLIVINNNKLREVYGNLGFKSGFSKADEVLATASRGIAEVITHHYTQNIDLRDAKTVLSNSGTAIMGSAEASGANRSQIAIEKALDSPLLNDNKIKGAKNVLLLIVSGTDEITLDEIGEINDHIQAEAGNSANIIMGVGDDPSLEDAISVTVIATGFDTEQQDEIVNTETKKIIHTLEDDQRIEQNLSTGRFKKKPLNAPQSRPTANRSESNIKKSKVAHELNSEDNKEEVDDNKNKVDVNNLDVDFEIVNANEEDLEILEEPNSEDDNTSEGMLNFDFSNDEDESPSGRSAKSSRDIEVNEAEEVKSYHEKTNRDIKKYDLSEFMKEEETYKPSSKPQKRNDVKNANESDEINFSKRTVSPSRSFEPKGDSDEVDPMNTSLSELASRAAERKAKMKQFNYKFRNTNNIDEIEKQPAYKRAGIELDNNQSQGKGLSRTSVEGNKDNLNFRSNNSFLHDNVD, encoded by the coding sequence ATGAGTAAACCAGAATTCGAAAATATTTCATTCGATCTCCCCAAGAACCAGTCCAATGTGATCAAAGTGATTGGAGTAGGTGGTGGTGGCTCAAATGCCATCAACCATATGTTTAGTCAAGGTATTAAAGGCGTCGATTTTGTCGTTTGTAATACAGATTCTCAGGCCTTAGATAATAGCCCCGTTCCAACAAAAATACAGTTGGGTGTTAACTTAACCGAGGGACTTGGGGCAGGAGCAAACCCAGATATTGGTAAACAGGCTGCTGAAGAAAGCAGGGAAGATCTAAAAGGCTTATTGAGCTCAAATACCAAAATGGTATTTATCACGGCAGGAATGGGTGGTGGAACAGGCACTGGTGCTGCTCCAGTTATTGCTAGACTTGCAAAAGAAATGGATATTCTTACGGTTGGTATCGTTACTATTCCTTTTCAGTTTGAAGGTCGCACTCGAAATGAGCAGGCTCAACTTGGCGTTGAAGAATTAAGGAGCAATGTAGACTCTTTAATTGTTATCAATAATAATAAACTAAGAGAAGTCTACGGAAATTTAGGCTTTAAATCTGGGTTTTCAAAAGCAGACGAAGTTTTAGCCACAGCATCTCGAGGAATAGCGGAAGTTATTACTCATCACTATACGCAGAATATTGACTTGCGTGATGCTAAAACAGTTCTTAGTAACAGTGGAACAGCCATTATGGGATCTGCTGAAGCTTCTGGAGCAAATAGATCACAAATTGCCATAGAGAAAGCACTAGACTCCCCTTTATTAAACGATAATAAAATAAAAGGAGCGAAGAATGTCTTATTACTTATCGTTTCTGGAACAGATGAAATTACCTTGGATGAGATTGGAGAAATCAACGATCATATACAAGCTGAGGCTGGGAATAGTGCCAACATCATCATGGGAGTAGGTGACGATCCAAGTTTAGAAGACGCCATCTCAGTCACTGTCATTGCCACTGGGTTCGACACTGAGCAACAAGATGAAATTGTCAATACAGAAACCAAAAAAATCATTCATACGCTAGAAGACGATCAGCGAATAGAGCAAAATTTATCTACTGGGAGGTTTAAAAAGAAACCACTAAACGCACCCCAATCTAGACCAACAGCAAATAGAAGCGAATCGAACATCAAAAAGTCCAAAGTAGCTCATGAATTGAATTCTGAAGATAATAAAGAGGAGGTCGATGATAACAAAAACAAAGTAGATGTCAACAACTTAGACGTAGACTTTGAAATTGTTAATGCGAACGAAGAAGATTTGGAAATTTTGGAAGAGCCTAATTCTGAAGACGACAATACTTCAGAAGGAATGCTAAATTTTGACTTTTCTAATGATGAAGACGAAAGTCCTTCAGGCAGATCAGCTAAATCATCACGAGATATTGAAGTGAACGAAGCTGAAGAAGTTAAGTCCTATCACGAAAAAACAAATCGCGATATTAAGAAGTATGATCTTAGTGAATTCATGAAAGAGGAGGAGACTTATAAACCGTCTTCAAAACCTCAGAAAAGGAATGACGTTAAAAATGCAAACGAGTCTGATGAGATTAATTTTTCGAAGCGAACTGTAAGCCCATCAAGATCGTTTGAACCCAAGGGCGATAGCGATGAGGTGGATCCAATGAATACGTCTTTGTCTGAACTCGCTTCAAGAGCGGCAGAACGCAAAGCTAAAATGAAGCAGTTTAATTATAAATTTAGGAACACCAACAATATCGATGAGATAGAAAAGCAGCCAGCCTACAAACGTGCAGGTATCGAACTGGATAATAACCAATCTCAAGGAAAAGGTTTGTCAAGAACAAGTGTTGAAGGTAATAAAGACAATTTGAACTTTAGATCCAACAACTCTTTTCTTCACGATAATGTAGATTAA